Proteins found in one Helicobacter sp. NHP19-003 genomic segment:
- the nusB gene encoding transcription antitermination factor NusB encodes MATRSQAREAVAGLLYAFDSGNTDVLKAAPTLLEEKKIRNAQQRFALELLGGVLDQMHALDAALQPLLKDWDLKRIGCMERAILRLGAYEILHTQTKPAVVINEAIELAKAYGEDNAPRLVNAVLDHLSKRQS; translated from the coding sequence ATGGCAACCAGAAGCCAAGCGAGAGAAGCGGTGGCGGGTTTGCTCTACGCCTTTGATAGCGGCAATACGGATGTCCTCAAAGCCGCTCCCACGCTCTTAGAAGAAAAGAAAATTAGAAACGCCCAACAACGCTTTGCCCTAGAGCTTTTAGGTGGGGTTTTGGATCAGATGCACGCCCTAGATGCTGCCTTGCAACCGCTTTTAAAGGATTGGGATTTAAAGCGCATCGGGTGCATGGAGCGCGCAATTTTGCGCCTAGGGGCGTATGAGATTTTACACACCCAAACAAAGCCGGCGGTGGTGATCAATGAGGCCATTGAGTTGGCTAAAGCCTATGGGGAGGACAATGCCCCAAGATTGGTGAATGCCGTGTTGGATCATTTGTCTAAAAGACAAAGCTAA
- a CDS encoding DHH family phosphoesterase: MLEAFRAHIESISKEDGTHKFSLDSVLEMGEGHKALELLADAIKEQRQIIIGGDYDCDGMSGTALALYFFKEVLHYPNINYIIPRRNIDSYGMSEELLQAYASQERLVKTHYNSRGDLLGGKPLDFKDSLFLTIDNGATIPDEVCAFLHAHNTPLILSDHHEFLEGRIPACDAFVHPLLGEKHPFKGISGACVGYLLLLAYAKHTKVKMRLDHLHYLQVLAGLSTIGDMMDLSMPYNRQLVQRMDHTLKTAMPNSLKALYLAQKYQNPYKLSALAWDIIPLINAVGRLDGIEGFCHCNLVVDLLATREANPTYAALLVQTNQKRKECIQEIKKNLQPTQKGALIYAGGQIPRGVLGMLANQFLESGGAVALCWRFENTSIEASLRSKEADLMQILSQLKERGISVQGGGHKQACGLVFETNNDFQHALKILGAYK; encoded by the coding sequence ATGTTAGAGGCATTTAGGGCGCACATTGAGAGCATTAGCAAAGAGGATGGCACGCATAAATTTAGTCTAGATAGCGTGCTAGAAATGGGAGAGGGGCACAAGGCCTTAGAGCTTTTAGCCGATGCCATCAAAGAGCAAAGGCAAATCATCATCGGGGGGGATTACGATTGCGATGGTATGAGCGGGACAGCTTTAGCCCTGTACTTCTTTAAAGAGGTGTTGCACTACCCTAACATCAATTACATCATCCCTAGACGCAATATAGACAGCTATGGCATGAGTGAAGAACTCTTACAAGCTTACGCTAGCCAAGAACGCTTAGTGAAAACCCACTACAACTCCAGAGGGGATCTTTTAGGGGGCAAGCCCCTAGACTTTAAAGACAGCCTATTTCTCACCATAGACAATGGGGCAACCATCCCCGATGAGGTGTGCGCCTTTTTGCACGCCCACAACACGCCCCTCATTTTGAGCGACCACCACGAATTTTTAGAGGGGCGCATCCCCGCTTGCGATGCCTTCGTGCACCCGCTTTTAGGTGAAAAGCACCCCTTTAAAGGCATCAGCGGGGCGTGCGTGGGGTATTTACTCTTGCTCGCCTACGCCAAACACACCAAAGTGAAAATGCGCTTAGACCACTTGCACTATTTACAAGTCTTAGCCGGGCTTAGCACCATCGGCGACATGATGGACTTAAGTATGCCCTACAACCGACAACTCGTACAGCGCATGGACCACACTCTAAAAACTGCCATGCCAAATTCGCTCAAAGCCCTATACTTAGCCCAAAAATACCAAAACCCCTATAAACTGAGTGCCCTAGCGTGGGACATCATCCCCTTGATCAACGCCGTGGGGCGACTCGACGGCATTGAGGGCTTTTGCCATTGCAATTTAGTCGTGGATTTACTCGCCACAAGAGAGGCCAACCCCACTTACGCCGCGCTTTTGGTGCAGACCAACCAGAAACGCAAAGAGTGTATCCAAGAGATTAAAAAGAACCTACAACCCACGCAAAAAGGCGCGCTCATCTATGCGGGCGGGCAAATCCCCAGAGGGGTTTTAGGCATGCTGGCCAATCAGTTTTTGGAGAGTGGGGGGGCTGTGGCGCTGTGTTGGCGGTTTGAAAACACAAGCATAGAAGCGTCCTTGCGCTCCAAAGAAGCCGATTTAATGCAAATTTTAAGCCAACTCAAAGAGAGGGGCATTAGCGTGCAAGGCGGGGGACATAAGCAAGCGTGCGGGCTCGTCTTTGAAACCAACAACGACTTCCAGCACGCCCTAAAGATTTTAGGCGCTTACAAATGA
- the ribH gene encoding 6,7-dimethyl-8-ribityllumazine synthase — MHQILEGQLVLRGGERVAILAARFNHLITDRLVEGALDSFRRHGGDLKNLTLVKVPGAYELPFVLDKLLNSQKYDGVCVLGAVIRGSTPHFDYVSAEATKGIANTTLKYGLPVSFGLLTTDNIEQALERAGTKAGNKGAAAMDTLIELLNLYTAF, encoded by the coding sequence ATGCACCAAATCTTAGAAGGGCAGCTTGTTTTAAGGGGGGGTGAGAGGGTCGCTATTTTAGCCGCCCGTTTTAACCACTTAATCACGGATCGCCTCGTGGAGGGCGCACTAGATAGTTTTAGGCGGCATGGGGGGGATTTAAAGAATCTCACCTTAGTGAAAGTCCCCGGAGCGTATGAGCTGCCCTTTGTGCTAGACAAGCTCTTAAACTCACAAAAATACGATGGGGTCTGTGTGCTAGGAGCGGTGATTAGGGGCAGCACGCCGCATTTTGACTATGTGAGTGCGGAGGCGACCAAGGGCATTGCCAACACAACACTAAAATACGGCTTGCCCGTGAGCTTTGGGTTGCTCACCACAGACAACATAGAGCAAGCACTAGAAAGGGCGGGCACAAAAGCGGGCAATAAAGGGGCAGCGGCGATGGACACACTCATCGAACTCCTCAATCTCTACACTGCATTTTAA
- a CDS encoding polyprenyl synthetase family protein: MSVCDLHLFNEVCTAFEGYLRAHKPTLNTFHPFFEKALWEMLLNGGKRFRPKLLLAVVCAFVRSNQRIQQAYPIALALEVLHTYSLIHDDLPCMDNSPLRRGHPTLHTTYNETTATLVGDGLNTYAFELIANAKLSSPLKVHLVATLAQCGGVRGMVLGQALDCHFEGQELEQAELEELHTLKTGKLIAASLKMGALIAKEFSKTPHDLARILFDLGLLVGLFFQVRDDIIDATQSPEQSGKSTQADGLKNTYVRLLGLEGAQGYLCALQAQFLDRLETLPHALRTYLTHLLESLA, encoded by the coding sequence ATGTCCGTCTGTGATTTGCACTTGTTTAACGAGGTGTGCACCGCCTTTGAGGGGTATTTAAGGGCGCATAAACCCACCTTAAACACCTTCCACCCCTTTTTTGAAAAAGCCCTTTGGGAAATGCTTTTAAATGGGGGTAAACGCTTTAGACCTAAGTTGCTCTTAGCGGTCGTGTGCGCTTTTGTGCGCTCTAACCAGCGCATACAACAAGCCTACCCCATCGCTCTAGCCCTGGAGGTGTTGCACACTTATTCGCTCATCCATGACGACCTGCCCTGCATGGACAACTCCCCCTTGCGTCGCGGACACCCGACTCTACACACCACCTACAACGAAACCACCGCTACTTTAGTGGGCGATGGTTTAAACACCTACGCCTTTGAGCTCATCGCAAATGCCAAACTCTCAAGCCCCCTAAAGGTGCACTTAGTGGCGACTCTAGCGCAATGTGGGGGGGTTAGGGGCATGGTGCTAGGACAAGCCCTAGATTGCCACTTTGAGGGGCAAGAGCTAGAACAAGCCGAGTTAGAGGAGTTACACACCCTAAAGACGGGCAAGCTCATTGCCGCGAGCCTTAAGATGGGGGCGTTGATTGCCAAAGAGTTTAGCAAGACCCCCCACGACTTGGCGCGAATCCTTTTTGATTTAGGGTTGCTTGTGGGGCTGTTTTTCCAAGTACGCGATGACATCATTGACGCGACCCAAAGCCCCGAACAATCGGGCAAAAGCACGCAGGCTGATGGCTTGAAAAACACCTATGTGCGCTTGCTCGGGCTAGAGGGAGCTCAAGGGTATTTGTGCGCCTTGCAAGCGCAATTTTTAGACAGATTAGAAACCCTGCCCCACGCTCTAAGAACTTATTTAACGCATTTGTTGGAGAGTTTGGCATGA
- the panD gene encoding aspartate 1-decarboxylase → MPLIQALYSKIHRAVVTDANLNYEGSITLGEDLLKASKLAPFMKVDILNINNGARFSTYVIEGQGCEVCINGAASRLVQKGDLVIIVAYVSLALEDLASHKPHIVFVDSHNAPTLKDNSC, encoded by the coding sequence ATGCCCCTAATCCAAGCCCTTTATAGCAAAATCCACCGCGCCGTGGTGACGGACGCGAATTTAAATTACGAAGGCTCGATCACTTTGGGGGAGGACTTGCTGAAAGCGTCTAAACTCGCCCCCTTCATGAAGGTGGATATTTTAAACATCAACAATGGGGCGCGCTTTAGCACCTATGTCATTGAGGGACAAGGCTGTGAGGTCTGCATTAACGGGGCGGCAAGCCGTTTGGTGCAAAAAGGCGATCTTGTCATCATTGTCGCCTATGTATCGCTTGCCCTGGAGGACTTAGCCAGCCACAAACCCCACATCGTGTTTGTAGATTCGCACAACGCCCCGACATTAAAGGACAATTCATGTTAG
- the surE gene encoding 5'/3'-nucleotidase SurE: MKPYILLTNDDGYEARGLLVLKEALEAVAEVLVVAPKNEKSACGHGVTTTLPLRLEQMGEGYYRVDDGTPTDCVCLALSIAKRPFDLLVSGINHGSNMGEDVLYSGTAAGAIEGTIHNIPSIALSQYIKERKLFSQFDFALAKEIALKLVAQCLRGYPLKGRKFLNVNVPQSPHFKGVKITQLGKRLYANNIHCKQDPKGKQYCWMGVNPLRWEEREGTMSDFKALKEGFVSISPITLNMTSYADLESLQGWFV, from the coding sequence ATGAAGCCTTATATTTTACTCACAAACGATGATGGCTATGAGGCACGGGGGCTTTTGGTGCTCAAAGAAGCCTTAGAAGCGGTCGCTGAGGTCTTGGTGGTCGCCCCTAAAAATGAAAAATCGGCGTGCGGACACGGCGTTACCACGACCTTGCCCTTGCGTTTGGAGCAAATGGGGGAGGGGTATTACCGCGTGGATGATGGCACACCCACCGATTGCGTGTGTTTGGCCTTATCCATTGCCAAACGCCCCTTTGATTTGTTGGTTTCAGGCATCAACCATGGCTCCAACATGGGCGAAGATGTGCTCTACTCGGGCACAGCCGCCGGGGCCATAGAAGGCACGATCCACAACATCCCCTCCATCGCCCTGTCCCAATACATCAAAGAGCGCAAACTCTTTAGCCAATTTGATTTTGCCCTAGCCAAAGAAATCGCCTTGAAACTTGTGGCGCAGTGCTTAAGGGGCTACCCCTTGAAGGGGCGCAAGTTTTTAAATGTCAATGTCCCCCAAAGTCCGCATTTTAAGGGCGTGAAAATCACGCAACTAGGCAAACGGTTGTATGCCAACAACATCCACTGCAAACAAGACCCCAAGGGCAAGCAGTATTGTTGGATGGGGGTCAATCCCCTGCGCTGGGAGGAGAGAGAGGGGACTATGAGCGATTTTAAAGCCCTAAAAGAGGGGTTTGTGTCCATCAGTCCTATCACGCTCAACATGACAAGTTACGCCGATTTAGAGAGTTTGCAAGGCTGGTTTGTCTAA
- a CDS encoding YbaB/EbfC family nucleoid-associated protein produces MLDFSQFGGLLSSLQEQIKEMEEKSKNTTFEAKSGGGLVKVKFNGAGELLDIFIDDGLLEDKEALQIYLMSALNEAYKQVEDTRKNSAFGMLGGLNPFAK; encoded by the coding sequence ATGTTAGATTTTAGCCAATTTGGCGGTTTGCTCTCTAGCTTACAAGAGCAGATTAAAGAAATGGAGGAAAAGAGCAAGAACACCACTTTTGAAGCCAAGAGTGGGGGCGGACTCGTGAAGGTCAAATTCAATGGGGCGGGTGAGTTGCTAGACATTTTCATTGACGATGGCTTGCTTGAAGACAAAGAAGCCTTGCAAATCTACTTGATGAGTGCCTTGAACGAAGCGTATAAACAAGTGGAGGACACACGCAAAAACTCAGCCTTTGGCATGCTTGGGGGCTTAAATCCCTTTGCAAAATAG
- a CDS encoding single-stranded-DNA-specific exonuclease, protein MTFKAPNLEVFFNPEFLELYARGEPYGVGNPTPLFEVCAPLKSWRFLGRTEQHIELILEDATALLVCKWWFCPQKLHPHLRPPNLLNLVGEFDPHSKELKCLEIKV, encoded by the coding sequence ATGACCTTTAAAGCCCCCAATTTAGAGGTGTTTTTCAACCCTGAGTTTTTAGAGCTTTATGCTAGGGGCGAACCTTATGGGGTGGGTAACCCCACGCCCTTATTTGAAGTTTGCGCCCCCTTAAAATCATGGCGTTTTTTGGGGCGAACAGAGCAACATATAGAGCTCATCCTCGAGGATGCCACCGCCCTGTTGGTGTGCAAGTGGTGGTTTTGCCCCCAAAAATTGCACCCCCACTTGCGCCCCCCTAATCTCTTAAATCTAGTGGGTGAATTTGACCCCCATAGCAAAGAATTAAAATGCCTAGAGATTAAAGTTTAA
- a CDS encoding DMT family transporter yields the protein MFYLFALLAGMALALQAPINASLARDMGGVSVFAAFFSFLVGTLCLFVLSRVFHQMGSDTLKLLSHQEWWKFIGGLLGSFVVFTTIIGAPKIGLAPMLVFLLVGQLCMGLFLDSIGAFGLAQKTISLSKLLGLMLVISGIVVFFYRDIFK from the coding sequence ATGTTTTATCTCTTTGCTCTTTTGGCCGGCATGGCCCTAGCCTTGCAAGCCCCCATCAACGCCTCTCTAGCTAGGGACATGGGAGGGGTGAGTGTCTTTGCGGCATTCTTTTCGTTTTTGGTGGGGACTTTATGTCTATTCGTTTTGTCAAGGGTGTTCCACCAAATGGGCAGCGACACCTTAAAACTTTTATCCCATCAAGAGTGGTGGAAGTTTATCGGTGGCCTTTTAGGCTCTTTTGTGGTCTTCACAACCATCATTGGTGCGCCCAAAATCGGGCTAGCCCCCATGCTGGTCTTTTTGCTTGTGGGGCAGTTGTGTATGGGCTTATTCCTAGACTCCATCGGGGCTTTTGGCTTGGCGCAAAAGACCATCAGTCTGTCTAAACTTCTAGGCTTAATGCTTGTCATTTCAGGGATTGTTGTCTTTTTTTATAGGGATATTTTTAAGTAA
- the pyrF gene encoding orotidine-5'-phosphate decarboxylase, giving the protein MQLCLALDLDSKRACLDLLESLRGLKLLVKVGLRAFVREGPGLIHEIHNMGFKIFLDLKLHDIPNTMASAVLECAHLGVDMLTLHASSGKPALLAVMEQIQSLKQRPKILGVTLLTSLDEAQSQSLYNAPLERHALHLAMLCFESGLDGVVCSVHESLTIKQATSPHFLTLTPGIRPNLQEVQDQKRVGSLQDAKMAKADFIVIGRPIYKSPNPKATTAQILATMESLEHANL; this is encoded by the coding sequence ATGCAACTTTGTTTGGCTTTGGACTTGGACTCCAAGCGGGCGTGTTTAGATTTGCTTGAAAGCTTAAGGGGCTTAAAGTTGCTCGTCAAAGTGGGCTTGAGGGCGTTTGTGCGCGAAGGCCCCGGTTTGATCCACGAAATCCACAACATGGGCTTTAAAATTTTCTTGGATTTAAAATTGCACGACATCCCCAACACGATGGCGAGTGCCGTTTTAGAGTGCGCCCATTTGGGCGTGGACATGCTAACCTTGCACGCCAGCAGCGGCAAACCAGCCCTTTTAGCGGTCATGGAGCAAATACAGAGCTTAAAACAGCGCCCCAAAATTTTAGGCGTTACTCTGCTGACAAGCCTAGATGAAGCCCAAAGCCAAAGCCTGTATAACGCCCCCTTAGAGCGACACGCCCTGCACCTAGCTATGTTGTGCTTTGAGAGCGGGTTAGATGGCGTGGTTTGTTCCGTCCATGAGAGTTTAACCATTAAACAAGCCACAAGCCCCCACTTTTTGACTTTGACCCCGGGGATACGCCCCAACTTGCAAGAAGTGCAGGATCAAAAGCGGGTGGGCTCACTGCAAGACGCTAAAATGGCCAAAGCGGATTTTATTGTGATTGGCCGCCCCATTTACAAATCCCCAAACCCCAAAGCCACCACCGCCCAAATCCTAGCAACCATGGAGAGTTTAGAGCATGCAAATTTGTAA
- the panC gene encoding pantoate--beta-alanine ligase, whose translation MQICKTPADLKVLNAQNIGFVPTMGALHAGHLSLIERAKAENAFVVVSIFVNPTQFGMNEDFSQYPRPLEKDLDLCAKAGVNAVFTPQVQTLYPFKEAISLNPPKDLLGFEADLRPGHFSGVLQVVLKLFNLVRPTKAYFGQKDAQQLLILQRMANDLFLPVEVIACPTLRDSDGLALSSRNTYLSPEQRELALKIPKALNTIKEAYETGITQGTNLLALGQEVLSPLEVQYLALVNRQLQPLERVEPNNSLILTAIKVGTTRLLDNLWL comes from the coding sequence ATGCAAATTTGTAAGACCCCTGCGGACTTAAAAGTCTTAAACGCACAAAATATCGGCTTTGTCCCCACAATGGGGGCGTTGCACGCCGGGCATTTGAGCCTGATAGAGCGCGCCAAAGCAGAAAATGCCTTTGTTGTTGTGTCTATCTTTGTCAACCCCACGCAATTTGGCATGAATGAAGACTTCAGCCAATATCCCCGCCCTTTAGAAAAAGACCTAGATCTGTGCGCCAAAGCGGGCGTAAATGCCGTCTTCACCCCACAAGTCCAAACCCTTTATCCCTTTAAAGAGGCCATTAGTCTAAACCCGCCCAAAGATTTGCTGGGCTTTGAAGCCGACCTACGCCCCGGGCATTTTAGCGGGGTTTTGCAGGTGGTCTTAAAACTCTTTAACCTCGTGCGCCCGACAAAGGCCTACTTCGGGCAAAAAGACGCACAACAGCTGTTGATCCTCCAGCGCATGGCAAATGATTTATTTTTGCCCGTTGAGGTCATCGCTTGCCCCACCTTAAGAGATAGTGATGGCTTGGCTTTAAGTTCAAGAAACACCTATTTAAGCCCCGAGCAGCGCGAACTTGCCTTAAAAATCCCCAAAGCCCTAAACACCATCAAAGAAGCCTATGAGACGGGCATCACGCAAGGGACAAATCTTTTGGCTTTAGGGCAGGAAGTGTTGAGCCCGCTTGAAGTGCAGTATTTAGCCCTAGTCAACCGCCAACTCCAGCCCCTAGAGCGCGTTGAACCCAACAACAGCCTCATTTTAACCGCCATCAAAGTCGGCACCACAAGGCTTCTAGACAATTTGTGGTTGTAA
- a CDS encoding 6-pyruvoyl trahydropterin synthase family protein, producing the protein MQIRRSFHFCASHIVRNCTSRRCATSIHGHNYQVEVFLKAHRLDKAGMTLDFGIFKNEIASFIDAFDHAHHFWDKETEGFQNFIVGTCARYAKLSFNPSAEHYALMFHLFISAILEATELHNNEAVSVCSVRVHETSYGYAQSEAEDLANPDLMGAISLEGVVFSPEILKDMPNPQLLEQLLAYHRAKENALYPLKKPFVSPQPLAQI; encoded by the coding sequence ATGCAAATCCGCCGTTCGTTTCACTTCTGTGCAAGCCACATCGTGCGTAATTGCACTTCTAGGCGGTGTGCCACCAGCATACACGGGCACAACTACCAAGTGGAGGTGTTTTTAAAGGCACATCGGCTAGACAAGGCGGGCATGACCTTAGATTTTGGGATTTTTAAAAATGAAATCGCCAGCTTCATTGACGCATTTGACCACGCCCACCATTTTTGGGACAAGGAAACCGAAGGTTTCCAAAATTTTATTGTCGGCACCTGTGCCCGTTATGCTAAATTGAGCTTTAATCCGAGTGCCGAGCATTACGCTTTAATGTTCCACCTTTTCATCAGCGCGATTTTAGAGGCGACCGAGCTACACAACAACGAAGCGGTGTCGGTCTGTTCGGTGAGGGTGCATGAAACCTCTTATGGCTACGCCCAAAGCGAGGCAGAGGATTTAGCTAACCCCGACTTAATGGGAGCGATCTCTTTAGAGGGCGTGGTGTTCTCCCCCGAGATTTTAAAGGACATGCCAAACCCCCAACTTTTAGAGCAACTTTTGGCCTACCACAGAGCCAAAGAAAACGCCCTATATCCACTAAAAAAACCCTTTGTAAGTCCCCAGCCTCTAGCCCAAATATGA
- the kdsA gene encoding 3-deoxy-8-phosphooctulonate synthase, whose protein sequence is MEVLEEIALKLRPIALDPKVDFYFKASFDKANRTSLESYRGPGLAKGLEMLAGIKSKFGYKILTDIHETHQAAPVAEVADALQIPAFLCRQTDLIVAAAKTKSALNIKKGQFMHPKDMQYSALKALNTRAKSKHERATHQACLEHGIYLCERGASFGYGNLVVDMRSLVVMRAFAPVVFDATHSVQMPGAAGGKSGGSGAFIPYLAKASAVVGVDGFFMETHINPEEALSDGPNMIPISSLLPLVQDLLVLQEINASLNNA, encoded by the coding sequence ATGGAAGTCTTAGAAGAGATCGCCTTGAAACTGCGCCCCATCGCCCTAGACCCCAAGGTGGATTTTTATTTTAAAGCCAGCTTTGACAAGGCAAACCGCACAAGTCTAGAGAGTTATAGGGGTCCCGGGCTTGCTAAGGGTTTAGAGATGTTGGCGGGCATTAAATCCAAATTTGGCTATAAAATCCTCACCGACATACACGAGACCCATCAAGCCGCCCCTGTGGCTGAGGTGGCCGATGCTTTGCAAATCCCCGCCTTCTTGTGCCGCCAAACGGATTTGATCGTGGCGGCTGCCAAGACCAAGAGCGCACTGAACATCAAAAAGGGGCAATTCATGCACCCAAAGGACATGCAATACAGTGCCCTAAAAGCCCTAAACACGCGGGCTAAAAGCAAACACGAGAGAGCCACTCACCAAGCGTGTTTGGAACATGGGATTTATTTATGTGAAAGAGGGGCGAGCTTTGGGTATGGCAACTTGGTTGTGGACATGCGCTCTTTGGTGGTGATGCGTGCCTTTGCGCCTGTGGTTTTTGACGCGACCCACAGCGTGCAAATGCCCGGGGCGGCTGGGGGCAAGAGCGGGGGGAGCGGGGCTTTTATACCTTATTTAGCTAAGGCGAGTGCGGTCGTGGGCGTGGATGGGTTTTTCATGGAAACGCACATCAACCCAGAGGAGGCGCTAAGCGATGGGCCCAACATGATACCCATCTCTTCTCTCTTGCCCTTAGTGCAGGATTTATTGGTCTTGCAAGAAATCAACGCTTCACTAAACAACGCATAA
- a CDS encoding DUF7488 domain-containing protein, translating into MPCTCQKRFFLAFMGLLGLFLSALKGYDFSHCQAYYKRASHPGSVSLFWKDGAVSFAHGKIPKGAKILKADPFIGFYLLKTPPTEFAYSLLDIDEHAYTHPLASVSAHQATRGQIVRRQEGFLDYARFSVPVAANGVVSNICYQIYGVGVGGGFIEARYIKRFLRQSTPYYGDIGVRVHQRGGVVVESVDPFFANNPFLEGDKITNINGRNIDSVRDFEWIVSNLAYQKRARVQVLRRGRYKTLGVSVDRRYGGFLLPDSFLERFGVKLNAHFVIQALAKNRPKAIKVLHVGDKLVWINRRPIAPAGASFSAKLSALRRALSHGYMQGGIELLVLRNGFEFYVRL; encoded by the coding sequence ATGCCCTGCACATGCCAAAAACGCTTTTTTCTTGCCTTTATGGGGCTTTTGGGGCTCTTTTTAAGTGCGCTCAAGGGCTACGACTTCTCACATTGCCAAGCTTACTACAAAAGGGCGAGCCACCCAGGGAGTGTGTCCTTGTTTTGGAAGGATGGGGCTGTGTCTTTCGCACATGGCAAAATCCCCAAAGGGGCAAAAATCTTAAAAGCCGACCCCTTCATTGGCTTTTATCTACTCAAAACCCCCCCTACAGAGTTTGCTTACAGTCTCTTAGATATAGACGAGCACGCCTACACCCACCCGCTCGCCAGTGTGAGTGCACACCAGGCCACAAGAGGGCAGATTGTCAGACGCCAAGAGGGGTTTTTAGACTATGCTAGATTTTCTGTCCCCGTGGCGGCCAATGGCGTGGTGAGCAACATTTGTTACCAAATTTATGGCGTGGGGGTGGGCGGGGGCTTTATAGAAGCCCGCTACATTAAACGCTTTTTGCGCCAAAGCACGCCCTACTATGGCGACATCGGAGTGCGGGTGCACCAAAGGGGGGGTGTGGTCGTGGAGAGCGTGGATCCCTTCTTTGCCAACAACCCCTTTTTAGAGGGGGATAAAATCACCAACATCAATGGGCGCAACATAGACAGCGTGCGGGATTTTGAGTGGATAGTGAGTAATTTAGCCTATCAAAAGAGGGCAAGGGTGCAAGTCTTGCGGAGAGGGCGTTACAAGACTTTGGGCGTGAGTGTGGATAGACGCTATGGGGGGTTTTTACTGCCTGATAGTTTTTTGGAACGCTTTGGGGTGAAGCTAAATGCCCATTTTGTGATTCAAGCCCTAGCCAAAAACCGCCCCAAAGCCATTAAAGTCTTGCATGTGGGCGACAAGCTTGTGTGGATCAACCGCAGACCCATTGCCCCGGCAGGGGCTAGCTTTAGCGCAAAACTCAGTGCCTTGCGCCGCGCTTTAAGCCACGGCTACATGCAGGGGGGGATTGAATTGTTAGTTTTAAGAAATGGATTTGAGTTCTATGTCCGTCTGTGA
- a CDS encoding 7-carboxy-7-deazaguanine synthase QueE: protein MSLPLVETFYSLQGEGSCVGRPSVFIRLGGCNFKCVGFGVRANIEGQEFVGCDSIYAVRPNAKWQYLKNAEDLLAKLPPHNLESLPLIVLTGGEPSLHFKNPILLKALQILHERGHTLWVESNGSVFFDFSPPLDSLHFTLSPKLSFSGEQTPLKPLQHILDNALEVVFKFVLKSPTDIQEVQALLKNLRFKTPPLIYLMPLAIDQESLQEGLESLASVCLAHGYSLGQRLHIQLWGNAPGR, encoded by the coding sequence ATGAGCCTGCCCTTAGTAGAAACCTTTTATAGTCTGCAGGGCGAGGGCTCTTGTGTGGGACGACCCAGTGTCTTTATCCGCCTAGGGGGGTGTAATTTTAAATGCGTGGGCTTTGGGGTGAGGGCAAATATTGAGGGGCAAGAGTTTGTGGGCTGTGATAGCATTTATGCCGTGCGTCCTAACGCCAAATGGCAATATCTAAAAAATGCTGAGGATCTTTTAGCCAAACTTCCCCCCCATAACCTAGAGTCCTTGCCTTTAATTGTGCTGACCGGGGGCGAGCCTAGCCTGCACTTCAAAAACCCCATTTTGCTAAAAGCCTTGCAAATCTTGCACGAAAGGGGGCACACCCTATGGGTGGAAAGCAATGGGAGTGTGTTTTTTGACTTTAGCCCTCCCTTAGATTCTCTGCACTTCACCCTAAGCCCCAAGTTGTCCTTTAGTGGCGAGCAAACTCCCCTAAAGCCCTTGCAACATATCTTAGACAATGCCCTAGAGGTGGTGTTTAAATTCGTGCTAAAAAGCCCTACAGACATCCAAGAGGTGCAAGCCCTGTTAAAAAACTTGCGCTTTAAAACCCCCCCCTTGATCTATCTCATGCCCCTAGCCATAGATCAAGAGAGCCTGCAAGAGGGTTTAGAGAGTTTGGCTAGTGTGTGTTTAGCGCATGGCTACTCTTTAGGCCAAAGGCTACACATCCAGCTTTGGGGCAACGCGCCGGGGCGCTAA